A region of the Mangifera indica cultivar Alphonso chromosome 10, CATAS_Mindica_2.1, whole genome shotgun sequence genome:
AAACAATGTGGTACTATTCACGTAGGACAAAACTAAatctaaacttaatttttgcAGCTGACGTAAATCTACACTCATTTTCACATGGATATAATTGGAAAAATCAAAACGTCTAAAGTAAAAATCAGTTTGAAAGGAGCTCGGACTCGGTTGTTTATTCTTAACTTTTGAGAGGTGGATGATTAATGAATAAGGGTAATGTGTACAAACAATGTGTGCTgaaaagttataaataaattacatattattatataattaaataaataaattatttattataattttaatttaaaattatttgattatataaattaatcataaatttattttactcaTTACTTATTAGTATATAACTATTAGTACATGAAATATTATGGTATTAAGAAAATCTATgaacaataaagaaaatttttgttttataattaggGTAGCTTCGATCTAAATCAAATGAACTTAAaactaatttgagtttgactcaagtcaataatattttgattaaattgaatttattcgAATTAATGTATAGTATTATCGAAAattatcgataaaataaataatactattaaaaaagaTAACTATTGTTGTTGGAGAAATTGGAACCAAACTTTTGTGTAGGAGCTCCAACTTAAATACGGGTCATCGATTCGAATCAAGCCTCCTTGATAATATGTTCCATAAAAGATGGATTGATTACATTCGATTTAAAATTGGAGGATCGTCCAAAAACAAAACCCGGTTACCTACACAAAATAAAGTAATGGTTTTACAAACCAAGGGCACCAAGTGGTGTCTTTCCCTGACCAGCTTCGAAGTAGAAAATCAACATGGCCAACATAGCAATTCTAGCATGCTTAATCTCAGCCACCTTGAGTCTGTCCAGCTTCTCAGTGTCAGGAATGTACACTCCATCCTTAATCGTCCCCGCAAAACCTAAAGGATCGAAGAATCTTCCACCAGGGTACCCTTGTTCGCCCGTCGCATTCGCAAAGTTCTCAGCCGTTCTCGACCATGGCGTCGCCCATTCTACTGCCTGAGATTCTGGGTTGAAGAAGTCAACCCACTTCTTGCTCTCTACCCAACCCATCAGGAGGAGCTGGATCCCAAGGAGCGAACCGAAGGAGAATGGGGCTATAGCACCGGGGTCAGCCCCGGCCTCGAACCAGGGGATGCCACTCCATGCTTGTCCCGCGAAGATGCCAACCACTGCTGTTATTGAGAAGTTGTTGAAGTCCGTCCACATAATCAGATTCAGACAATAGGGAAGGGACCATTTATATGCTCCCAACCCCCCAAGTCATTAATACCAAGGTTTGCCTGACACctgtgttttttgttttaggttAATTTCACTTTGAGCGCAAACGCAATCAAAGTGAGCTTGTGTTGTGTCAAA
Encoded here:
- the LOC123228421 gene encoding chlorophyll a-b binding protein CP24 10A, chloroplastic-like; translated protein: MWTDFNNFSITAVVGIFAGQAWSGIPWFEAGADPGAIAPFSFGSLLGIQLLLMGWVESKKWVDFFNPESQAVEWATPWSRTAENFANATGEQGYPGGRFFDPLGFAGTIKDGVYIPDTEKLDRLKVAEIKHARIAMLAMLIFYFEAGQGKTPLGALGL